In Bacteroidota bacterium, a single genomic region encodes these proteins:
- a CDS encoding PKD domain-containing protein: MKTLLLLTAYCLPLTVFSQPVIQWEKTFGGSSFDFARFQQKTSDGGYVTVGYSNSTDGDVTTNYGSFDMWAVKFDSLGTIQWQKSIGGNGFDLAWNVSQTLDKGFILSGFTDSNDTLISGNHGMTDVLIVKLDSAGNVKWKKVYGGSNDDGNIESGILPMKDGSYMVTANTFSNDGDVSGNHGSGDFWVFKIDSVGNLKWQKCLGGSSDEDSHTIVPTNDGGFVIAGHSDSNDGDVGTTKGLDDEWIVKIDSVGNIKWSKTFGGSNDDVAFYLTQTSDSGYAVIGYTNSNDGDVTNNHGGMDEWLIKLDSAGNLKWQKTFGGSSGDYGTRILTSPDNGFVLAGYSNSTDGDVTGNHGSFDYWILKTDSIGNLQWENSFGGSGLDDAYALSPAYNGYVISGYTNSNDGDISGNHGAMDIWSLRICIKPAANFISDTSVCLNDSIQFINLSVNSNQWNWNFGDANSSSAFSPSHVYAAAGNYTVTLVASNGTCTDTIKKKVTVNVLPVSSFADTTNGDTAYFTNNSLAACYYTWNFGDGNNSSAQNPIHTYSANGTYSVCLTVYSCDSCQSIFCKDVSILVLGTNEAEQNSFSIRPTLFTDGITISSSFKKEIEVAVYDLLSREVYSKKIAEPKSEEYLPLGNLDRGVYLLKISSSEKIISYKIIKE, from the coding sequence ATGAAAACTCTTTTACTTCTCACCGCATACTGTTTGCCGCTTACTGTTTTTTCCCAGCCGGTTATTCAATGGGAAAAAACTTTTGGTGGGAGCAGTTTTGATTTCGCGCGCTTCCAGCAAAAAACCAGCGATGGAGGATATGTGACTGTGGGTTATTCCAATTCCACCGATGGAGATGTAACAACTAATTACGGAAGTTTTGATATGTGGGCGGTGAAGTTTGATTCCCTCGGAACTATTCAATGGCAGAAATCCATAGGAGGAAACGGATTTGATTTGGCGTGGAATGTTTCGCAAACTTTAGATAAAGGATTTATTCTTTCCGGTTTCACTGATTCAAACGATACACTTATTTCCGGCAATCACGGCATGACCGATGTGCTGATTGTGAAACTTGATTCCGCAGGAAATGTGAAATGGAAAAAAGTGTATGGAGGCAGCAACGATGACGGCAACATTGAATCGGGAATTCTTCCTATGAAAGACGGAAGTTACATGGTTACCGCAAATACTTTTTCAAACGATGGAGACGTGAGCGGAAATCACGGCTCGGGCGATTTCTGGGTTTTCAAAATTGATTCGGTAGGAAATCTCAAATGGCAAAAATGCTTGGGCGGAAGCAGTGATGAAGATTCGCACACCATTGTTCCAACCAACGATGGCGGGTTTGTAATTGCCGGTCATAGCGATTCAAACGATGGAGATGTAGGAACTACCAAAGGATTGGATGACGAGTGGATTGTGAAAATTGATTCAGTTGGAAATATCAAGTGGAGCAAAACTTTTGGCGGAAGCAACGATGATGTGGCGTTTTATCTTACGCAAACCAGCGACAGCGGCTATGCGGTAATCGGCTATACAAATTCCAATGACGGAGATGTTACCAACAATCATGGCGGAATGGATGAGTGGCTGATTAAACTTGATTCAGCCGGAAATCTGAAATGGCAAAAAACTTTTGGCGGAAGCAGCGGTGATTACGGAACAAGAATTCTTACTTCGCCCGATAACGGATTTGTTCTTGCCGGATATTCCAATTCCACCGATGGAGATGTTACCGGCAATCACGGAAGTTTTGATTACTGGATTCTGAAAACAGATTCAATTGGAAATCTTCAATGGGAAAATTCTTTCGGAGGTTCGGGATTGGATGATGCGTATGCGCTTTCTCCCGCGTACAACGGCTATGTGATTTCCGGCTATACAAATTCAAATGATGGAGACATAAGCGGCAATCATGGCGCAATGGATATTTGGTCGCTGAGAATTTGCATAAAGCCCGCTGCGAATTTTATTTCTGATACTTCCGTTTGTCTGAATGATTCCATTCAGTTTATAAATCTTTCCGTTAATTCAAATCAGTGGAACTGGAATTTTGGCGATGCAAATTCTTCCTCCGCTTTTTCTCCTTCGCATGTGTATGCTGCTGCCGGTAATTATACCGTTACGCTCGTTGCTTCCAACGGAACCTGCACGGATACCATAAAGAAAAAAGTAACCGTGAATGTTCTTCCGGTTTCTTCCTTTGCCGATACTACCAATGGCGACACGGCTTACTTTACAAACAACTCCCTTGCCGCTTGTTACTATACTTGGAATTTTGGAGATGGAAATAATTCTTCCGCGCAAAATCCCATTCATACATATTCCGCAAACGGAACCTATTCGGTTTGCCTTACAGTATATTCCTGCGATAGTTGCCAGTCAATTTTCTGCAAGGATGTTTCCATTCTTGTGCTGGGAACAAATGAAGCGGAACAAAATTCTTTTTCTATTCGTCCCACTCTTTTTACCGATGGAATAACAATCAGTTCTTCTTTCAAAAAAGAAATTGAGGTTGCTGTTTACGATTTGCTTTCAAGAGAAGTGTACAGCAAAAAAATTGCAGAGCCGAAAAGTGAAGAATATCTTCCGTTAGGAAATCTGGATAGGGGAGTGTACCTGCTTAAAATTTCTTCATCCGAAAAAATTATTTCTTATAAAATCATCAAGGAATAA
- a CDS encoding tetratricopeptide repeat protein, which translates to MKKYILILFIAAGGISYSQNKNLNSATALYEDYKKFNDKNSLLQAKEKIDLAAKDETTAGKEKTWFYRGEIYLSLFDLNLKNEMNKSADGDINKKLLGAYQAVSMNELDEALQSFQKETELDEKKIYSDDANLKIKVIANDYSDRAYSSLRNKNYADAVPYYEKSVEMKLKMNVTDTASINNLAVAASHEKEYKKAEKYYEKLIAINYKPETSYLTIIQLYKDAEDTASLRKIILKASDAMPESYLLLIEKINLYLKSGKSEDAIASIHRALEKNPDNHELHLVLGQTYNKVAFPKDAAGNDLPRTANSAGLAKKAEEEFNKAIELKPGYFAGLYSLGVFYNNMGAAIINEAENTKDPKKVKAEEARADSIFQKAIPLLEKAHELDATDKDTMRTLRQLYARTGQGETEKYKKLDAELKGGGK; encoded by the coding sequence ATGAAAAAATACATTCTCATTTTATTTATTGCCGCAGGCGGAATTTCTTATTCCCAAAACAAAAACCTGAACAGCGCCACTGCGCTTTACGAAGATTATAAAAAGTTCAACGATAAAAACTCGCTGCTGCAGGCGAAAGAAAAAATTGACCTTGCCGCAAAAGATGAAACCACGGCAGGCAAGGAGAAAACCTGGTTTTACAGGGGAGAAATATATCTTTCGCTTTTTGATTTGAACCTGAAAAACGAAATGAACAAAAGTGCCGATGGCGACATAAACAAAAAACTGCTGGGCGCTTATCAAGCCGTTTCAATGAATGAACTGGACGAAGCGCTCCAATCGTTTCAGAAGGAAACAGAGTTGGATGAGAAAAAAATTTATTCCGATGATGCCAATCTGAAAATAAAAGTGATTGCAAACGATTACAGCGACCGCGCCTATTCAAGTTTGAGAAATAAAAATTATGCCGATGCAGTTCCGTATTATGAAAAGTCGGTTGAAATGAAATTAAAAATGAACGTTACCGATACAGCGTCCATCAATAACCTGGCGGTTGCCGCTTCGCACGAGAAAGAGTATAAAAAAGCAGAAAAGTATTATGAAAAGTTAATTGCAATCAACTATAAACCCGAAACCAGTTATTTAACCATCATTCAACTATACAAGGATGCAGAGGATACTGCTTCTCTAAGAAAAATCATTCTGAAAGCCAGCGATGCAATGCCCGAAAGTTATTTGCTGCTGATTGAAAAAATAAATCTTTATTTGAAAAGCGGAAAATCAGAAGATGCCATTGCAAGCATTCACCGCGCATTGGAAAAAAATCCCGACAACCACGAACTGCATCTGGTGCTGGGGCAGACCTACAATAAAGTGGCATTTCCGAAAGATGCGGCAGGAAACGATTTGCCGCGGACTGCCAACTCAGCCGGACTGGCGAAAAAAGCAGAAGAAGAATTTAACAAAGCAATAGAGTTGAAGCCCGGTTATTTTGCAGGGCTCTATAGTTTGGGAGTTTTCTACAACAACATGGGCGCAGCCATTATCAATGAAGCGGAAAACACCAAAGACCCAAAGAAAGTAAAAGCCGAAGAAGCAAGAGCCGATTCAATTTTTCAAAAGGCAATTCCGCTGCTGGAAAAAGCGCACGAGTTGGATGCAACCGATAAAGACACC
- the gyrA gene encoding DNA gyrase subunit A, with protein sequence MAEDKIIPVNIEDEMKVAYIDYSMSVIVSRALPDVRDGLKPVHRRVLYGMQDLGVFSNRPYKKSARIVGEVLGKYHPHGDSSVYDTMVRMAQPWSLRYPLVDGQGNYGSVDGDPPAAMRYTEARMRKIAEEMLADIEKDTVDFRPNFDDSLTEPTVLPTRIPNLLVNGASGIAVGMATNMPPHNLTEIVNATIAYIDNRDITVEDMMKMVKAPDFPTGGIIYGYEGVKEAFETGRGRIVMRAKYEVEEHKGRERIIVSEIPYLINKAKLIEDTANLIQDKVMEGISEIRDESDRDGMRIVYELKKEAIAKVVVNNLFKRTELQSSFSVNNVALINGRPQLLNLKQLIASFVDFRHEVVVRRTKFELAEAEKRAHILEGYLIAIDNLDEVIRIIRAAKTPEIAKEGLMESFKLSEEQAKAILELRLRVLTGLERDKIRAEYEDLMKMIAFLKDVLGDEVLRYEIIKNELNEVKEKYGDERRTEVVYAADELNMEALIPDEQVVVTISHLGYIKRTDLTAYRRQRRGGVGAKGSATREEDFLEHMFVASTHNYLLFFTQKGRCFWLRCYEIPEGGKATKGRAIQNVIQIPPDDKVKAFVNVKNLTDEEYLKNHFVVMCTRQGTIKKTTLEAYSRPRANGIHAISIDEEAKDELLEAKLTDGKSEIMIALKSGKACRFPESKVRPMGRTAGGVRGIRLDEEKKGDEAIGMICISNPEVQTVLVVTEKGYGKRTGVEEYRITNRGGKGVRTVKITDKTGNLISIKDVTDKDDLMIITAEGITIRMSVKTLREMGRATQGVRLIDLNEGDEIAAVAKVDIEEQDGGDEKEETPSIENPPANPETPTEES encoded by the coding sequence ATGGCAGAAGATAAAATCATTCCCGTAAATATTGAAGACGAAATGAAAGTCGCTTACATTGATTATTCAATGTCTGTGATTGTTTCGCGCGCATTGCCCGATGTGCGCGATGGATTAAAACCCGTGCACCGCAGAGTTTTGTATGGAATGCAAGACCTCGGAGTTTTTTCAAATCGTCCCTATAAAAAGAGTGCGCGCATTGTCGGGGAAGTTCTCGGCAAATATCATCCGCACGGGGATTCCTCTGTTTACGATACGATGGTTCGCATGGCTCAGCCCTGGTCATTGCGTTATCCGCTCGTTGACGGACAGGGAAATTACGGAAGCGTGGATGGCGATCCTCCTGCGGCAATGCGTTATACCGAAGCGCGCATGCGCAAGATTGCAGAAGAAATGCTTGCCGATATTGAAAAAGATACCGTTGACTTCCGCCCGAATTTTGATGACTCGCTCACCGAGCCGACTGTTCTTCCTACGAGAATTCCAAACTTATTAGTGAATGGCGCTTCGGGAATTGCAGTGGGAATGGCAACCAACATGCCTCCGCATAACCTCACAGAAATTGTAAATGCAACCATCGCTTATATAGACAACCGCGACATTACGGTGGAAGACATGATGAAAATGGTGAAAGCGCCCGACTTTCCTACAGGTGGAATTATTTACGGATACGAAGGCGTGAAAGAAGCATTTGAAACCGGAAGAGGAAGAATTGTGATGCGCGCCAAGTATGAAGTGGAAGAACATAAAGGAAGAGAAAGAATAATTGTTTCTGAAATTCCTTACCTGATTAACAAAGCGAAACTGATTGAAGACACCGCGAATCTTATCCAGGATAAAGTGATGGAAGGCATTTCTGAAATCCGCGATGAATCAGACAGAGACGGAATGCGCATTGTATATGAACTGAAAAAAGAAGCCATCGCGAAAGTGGTGGTTAATAATCTTTTCAAGCGCACCGAACTTCAATCAAGTTTCAGCGTGAACAATGTTGCGCTGATTAACGGCAGACCGCAACTTCTCAATCTCAAACAACTCATCGCAAGTTTTGTTGACTTCCGCCACGAAGTGGTGGTGCGCAGAACAAAATTTGAATTAGCCGAAGCCGAAAAGCGCGCGCATATATTGGAAGGATATTTAATCGCGATTGACAATTTAGACGAAGTCATAAGAATAATCCGCGCTGCTAAAACTCCTGAGATTGCGAAAGAGGGTTTGATGGAAAGTTTCAAACTTTCCGAAGAACAGGCGAAAGCAATTCTTGAATTGCGTCTGCGTGTTCTCACCGGACTTGAGCGCGATAAAATCCGTGCGGAATACGAAGACCTGATGAAGATGATTGCGTTCTTAAAAGATGTATTAGGAGATGAAGTTCTCCGCTATGAAATCATCAAGAACGAACTGAATGAAGTAAAAGAAAAATACGGTGACGAGCGCAGAACAGAAGTTGTTTATGCCGCTGACGAACTGAACATGGAAGCGCTCATTCCCGATGAACAAGTGGTGGTTACAATTTCTCATCTCGGATATATTAAGCGAACAGACCTCACTGCATACCGCAGGCAGAGAAGGGGAGGAGTGGGCGCAAAAGGAAGTGCCACAAGAGAAGAAGATTTTCTCGAGCACATGTTCGTAGCGAGCACTCACAATTATCTTTTGTTCTTCACGCAGAAGGGAAGATGTTTCTGGCTTCGCTGCTATGAAATTCCCGAAGGAGGAAAAGCAACCAAAGGGCGCGCGATTCAAAACGTGATTCAGATTCCGCCCGATGATAAAGTGAAAGCATTCGTTAATGTGAAAAATCTTACCGATGAAGAGTATCTGAAAAATCATTTCGTGGTGATGTGCACCAGACAGGGAACAATTAAAAAGACAACGCTCGAAGCGTATTCGCGTCCTCGCGCAAATGGAATTCACGCCATCAGCATTGATGAAGAAGCAAAAGATGAATTGCTCGAAGCAAAACTCACCGATGGAAAATCTGAAATCATGATTGCATTGAAATCAGGAAAGGCATGCCGCTTCCCTGAATCAAAAGTCCGCCCGATGGGACGCACAGCAGGCGGAGTTCGCGGAATACGACTCGATGAAGAAAAGAAAGGCGATGAAGCAATCGGAATGATTTGTATCAGCAATCCCGAAGTGCAAACCGTTCTTGTTGTGACAGAAAAAGGTTACGGCAAGCGCACGGGAGTAGAGGAATATAGAATTACAAACCGCGGAGGAAAAGGAGTGCGTACGGTAAAAATTACAGACAAGACGGGAAATCTTATTTCAATAAAAGATGTAACGGACAAAGACGACCTGATGATAATCACCGCTGAGGGAATTACCATCCGCATGTCTGTAAAAACATTGCGAGAAATGGGAAGAGCCACACAAGGCGTCCGCCTCATTGATTTGAACGAAGGCGATGAAATTGCAGCCGTGGCAAAAGTGGATATTGAGGAACAGGATGGCGGAGATGAAAAAGAAGAAACTCCATCAATAGAAAATCCACCGGCAAACCCTGAAACTCCAACGGAAGAAAGTTAG
- the lpdA gene encoding dihydrolipoyl dehydrogenase: MSYDLIIIGSGPGGYVAAIRASQLGMKTAIVERSELGGICLNWGCIPTKALLKSAQVFEYLKHAADYGIKVNGGEADFSAVVKRSRDVADGMSKGVQFLMKKNKIDVIKGTGKVKAGKKVEVKDESGKINTVESKNILIAVGARSRALPNLPQDGKKIIGYREAMILPKMPKSMVVVGSGAIGSEFAYFYSAMGTKVTLVEFLPNVVPVEDEEVSKQLERSFKKMGMEVLTSAEVLSVDTKGEGCKVKIKSSKDATEILRDCDVVLSAVGIAANLENIGLEEVGIATDKGKILTNPYYQTNIPCYYAIGDCVGGQALAHVASAEGIICVEKIAGHNPEPLNYNNIPGCTYTSPEIASVGFTEKQAKEKGFEIKIGKFPYSASGKASAAGAKDGFVKLIFDAKYGEVLGAHMIGFNVTEMIAEIVVARKLETTGHEMIKSVHPHPTMSEAIMEAAAQAYGEVIHL, translated from the coding sequence ATGTCTTACGATTTAATTATCATCGGTTCCGGCCCCGGAGGATATGTTGCCGCCATTCGCGCATCACAGCTCGGAATGAAAACAGCAATCGTTGAACGCTCTGAGTTGGGCGGAATCTGTTTGAACTGGGGATGCATTCCCACAAAAGCGCTTTTGAAATCCGCGCAGGTGTTTGAATATCTGAAACACGCTGCCGATTACGGAATCAAAGTGAACGGAGGCGAAGCGGATTTTTCCGCGGTAGTGAAACGTTCCAGAGATGTGGCGGATGGAATGAGCAAAGGAGTTCAGTTCCTGATGAAGAAAAATAAAATTGATGTGATAAAAGGAACTGGAAAGGTTAAGGCGGGAAAGAAGGTTGAGGTTAAGGATGAAAGCGGAAAGATAAATACCGTTGAATCAAAAAATATTTTAATTGCCGTTGGCGCTCGTTCGCGTGCGCTTCCCAATCTTCCGCAGGACGGCAAAAAAATTATCGGTTACCGCGAAGCAATGATTCTTCCAAAAATGCCGAAGTCAATGGTGGTAGTTGGTTCAGGTGCGATTGGAAGCGAGTTCGCCTATTTTTATTCTGCAATGGGAACAAAAGTTACGCTCGTAGAATTTTTACCAAATGTAGTTCCTGTAGAAGATGAAGAAGTTTCAAAACAATTGGAGCGCTCTTTCAAAAAAATGGGAATGGAAGTTTTAACTTCTGCAGAAGTTCTTTCGGTTGATACAAAAGGTGAGGGCTGCAAAGTGAAAATTAAATCTTCCAAAGATGCAACTGAAATTCTCCGCGACTGTGATGTGGTTCTTTCCGCAGTAGGAATTGCCGCCAACCTTGAAAACATAGGGCTGGAAGAAGTTGGAATTGCAACTGACAAAGGTAAAATTTTAACCAATCCATATTACCAGACAAACATTCCCTGCTACTATGCAATTGGCGATTGCGTAGGCGGACAAGCCCTTGCGCACGTTGCATCTGCTGAAGGAATTATCTGCGTAGAAAAAATTGCGGGGCATAATCCCGAGCCGCTCAACTATAATAATATTCCCGGCTGCACTTATACTTCTCCTGAAATTGCCTCGGTGGGTTTTACCGAAAAGCAAGCGAAGGAAAAAGGTTTTGAAATTAAGATTGGAAAGTTTCCTTATTCCGCCTCGGGTAAAGCCAGCGCAGCAGGAGCGAAGGACGGTTTTGTGAAATTAATTTTTGATGCCAAGTACGGAGAGGTTCTCGGTGCACACATGATTGGTTTCAATGTAACCGAAATGATTGCCGAAATTGTTGTCGCAAGAAAACTTGAAACCACCGGGCATGAAATGATTAAATCGGTTCATCCGCATCCGACCATGAGCGAAGCCATCATGGAAGCCGCAGCGCAGGCATACGGGGAGGTGATTCATTTGTAA
- a CDS encoding insulinase family protein — protein MKKIFLLSVTFSAFIISAVAQPQLIEKTDVPAGKVGIAYKKYKLTNGLTVLLHEDHSDPIVNVAVTYKVGSYREDLGKSGFAHFFEHMMFQGSKHIADEEHFKIIQTAGGNMNGFTEHDKTTYFETLPSNYLETALWLEADRMGFLLDSLYERKFENQRDAVKNEKSQNVENQPYALGFEEEINELLYPAGHPYSWPVIGYTDDLNRASMNDVRNFFLRWYGPNNAILAVSGDFDEAQALKWIDKYYGTLKQCPEVKKVRAPQVVLPQDKYGAYRDRVFLPLNLRVYPTVPQYHRDEAALDLLADMFGSGKNSLLYKNFVKNEKAATAFAQHSNQELSGEFQIGVIAYPPDDFNYENLFGEIDKNVKATLDEFEKTGITDDALQRAKAKKITSIYDGLDGVFQKSLMMSEWERLLGKNSSIQDEIDRYNKVTKEDITRVFSKYIKSAGAAILNTYPIISAKDSAKSSNPYAGQTFTANPEYNGLSYQPTPDGFDRGVRPVPGAPKIVKVPDYFQFALSNGIKVIGTSFSETPIVQLRIEMDGGELVNADSKKTGIASLTANMMNESTKNYTSEQVEAELDKLGSDISFSANKLSTVITVSSLKENLDATMKILEEKLFRPAFKEDDFKRLKKEMSNNIQQEAKQPEQTATKLFDYVLYGETPLGLSASVKSVDKISLQDVKDYYEKNYTPTLAKITVVGDVNNEVAKQKLDILSKWPSKNVTVPAPPAPVTQTADQFYIYDMAGAPSTVVYMGYASNKYEPYGDFFKNRIVNFAFGGNFNSRINLNLREEKGYTYGIRSAFSGNAYTGKFLISSSVKRKSTALSLAEIMKEMKNYNTNGITDKELEYTKNSMLNQEAIKYESSMQKLFFLSDIVKYNLEKDYTQKQNDILKGITKEEANAQIKKYMKTSPLNMLVVGDKMAIDAQLKKYAAEPQYAPNLSNIKLKKISD, from the coding sequence ATGAAAAAAATATTTCTTCTCTCAGTTACATTCAGCGCATTTATTATTTCTGCAGTTGCCCAGCCGCAGTTAATTGAAAAAACAGATGTGCCGGCAGGTAAGGTTGGAATTGCCTATAAAAAATATAAACTCACAAACGGATTGACTGTTCTTCTTCACGAAGACCACTCCGACCCTATTGTGAACGTTGCCGTAACTTATAAAGTGGGTTCTTACAGGGAGGACTTGGGAAAATCCGGCTTCGCGCATTTCTTCGAGCACATGATGTTTCAGGGCTCCAAGCACATTGCCGATGAAGAACATTTTAAAATTATTCAGACCGCAGGCGGAAACATGAATGGTTTTACCGAGCACGACAAGACCACTTATTTTGAAACGCTTCCTTCCAATTATCTTGAAACCGCACTTTGGCTGGAAGCAGACAGAATGGGTTTTCTTCTCGACTCTCTTTACGAACGCAAATTTGAAAACCAGCGTGACGCAGTGAAGAATGAAAAATCGCAGAACGTAGAGAACCAACCTTACGCGCTCGGCTTTGAAGAAGAAATAAATGAATTGCTTTATCCTGCAGGGCATCCTTATAGTTGGCCCGTGATTGGATATACCGATGATTTGAACCGCGCTTCCATGAATGATGTGAGGAATTTTTTCCTTCGCTGGTACGGACCTAACAATGCCATTCTTGCCGTGAGCGGTGACTTTGATGAAGCGCAGGCATTGAAATGGATTGATAAATATTACGGAACATTGAAGCAATGCCCCGAAGTGAAAAAGGTGCGCGCTCCGCAGGTGGTGTTGCCGCAGGATAAATATGGCGCTTACCGCGACCGCGTGTTTCTTCCCTTGAACCTGAGAGTATATCCCACCGTTCCGCAATATCACCGCGATGAAGCGGCTTTGGATTTGCTTGCCGATATGTTTGGTTCAGGCAAAAACTCACTGCTCTATAAAAACTTTGTGAAGAATGAAAAAGCAGCCACAGCATTTGCGCAACATAGCAATCAGGAACTGAGCGGTGAATTTCAAATTGGCGTGATTGCCTATCCTCCCGATGATTTCAACTACGAGAATTTGTTCGGAGAGATTGACAAAAATGTGAAAGCCACGCTCGATGAATTTGAAAAAACAGGAATCACCGATGATGCGCTTCAACGCGCCAAAGCAAAAAAGATTACTTCCATTTATGACGGGCTTGACGGTGTGTTTCAAAAATCGCTCATGATGTCGGAATGGGAGCGCCTGCTCGGAAAAAATTCTTCCATTCAGGATGAAATTGACCGCTACAACAAAGTGACGAAAGAAGATATTACGCGCGTGTTCAGCAAATACATTAAAAGTGCGGGCGCGGCAATTCTGAACACCTACCCTATCATCAGTGCAAAAGATTCTGCCAAGAGTTCTAACCCCTATGCCGGGCAAACTTTTACAGCAAATCCTGAATACAACGGTCTTTCGTATCAGCCCACTCCCGATGGATTTGACAGAGGAGTTCGTCCGGTTCCGGGCGCTCCCAAAATAGTGAAGGTTCCGGATTATTTCCAGTTTGCGCTCAGCAACGGAATTAAAGTGATTGGAACTTCTTTCAGCGAAACACCCATTGTTCAACTGCGCATTGAAATGGATGGCGGAGAACTGGTGAATGCCGATTCTAAAAAAACAGGAATTGCATCACTTACCGCAAACATGATGAACGAAAGCACAAAAAATTATACATCCGAACAAGTGGAAGCGGAACTTGATAAACTGGGAAGCGATATTTCTTTTTCGGCAAACAAACTCAGCACCGTGATTACGGTTTCTTCGCTCAAAGAAAATTTAGACGCTACCATGAAAATTCTGGAAGAGAAATTATTCCGCCCTGCTTTCAAAGAAGATGACTTCAAGCGGCTGAAAAAAGAAATGAGCAATAACATTCAGCAGGAAGCAAAACAGCCGGAACAAACGGCAACTAAACTTTTCGATTATGTGCTCTATGGCGAAACTCCGCTGGGCCTTTCTGCTTCGGTGAAATCGGTAGATAAAATTTCATTGCAGGATGTGAAGGACTACTATGAAAAAAACTACACCCCTACCCTTGCAAAAATTACTGTTGTAGGAGATGTGAACAATGAAGTTGCCAAACAAAAATTGGATATTCTTTCCAAGTGGCCTTCAAAAAATGTTACTGTTCCCGCTCCTCCCGCCCCTGTTACTCAAACTGCTGACCAGTTTTATATTTATGACATGGCGGGCGCTCCGTCAACGGTGGTTTACATGGGATATGCTTCCAACAAGTATGAGCCCTACGGAGATTTCTTTAAGAACCGCATTGTTAATTTTGCGTTCGGAGGAAATTTCAACAGCCGCATTAACTTAAACCTTCGCGAAGAAAAAGGATATACGTATGGCATTCGTTCTGCGTTTAGCGGAAACGCGTACACCGGAAAGTTTCTGATTTCTTCTTCGGTGAAACGGAAATCCACCGCGCTTTCGCTGGCAGAAATCATGAAGGAGATGAAGAATTACAATACCAACGGAATAACCGACAAGGAACTGGAGTACACAAAAAATTCCATGCTCAACCAGGAAGCCATCAAGTATGAATCGTCCATGCAGAAATTGTTTTTCCTTTCGGATATTGTGAAATATAATTTGGAAAAAGATTACACGCAGAAGCAGAATGACATTCTGAAAGGCATTACGAAAGAGGAAGCGAACGCGCAAATCAAAAAATACATGAAAACATCTCCGCTGAACATGCTGGTGGTGGGAGATAAAATGGCGATTGACGCGCAGTTGAAAAAATATGCTGCCGAGCCGCAATACGCTCCCAATCTTTCAAACATCAAACTCAAAAAAATATCGGACTGA
- a CDS encoding DoxX family protein: MQLFSFYIMITGYVIAGILHFVFPKAYKRIMPPWIPFHYMMIYFSGVCEIVFALLLIPEMTRTIGAWFLIAMLVAIFPANIQMMTDFRKRKSNYFWLTLLRLPLQPVLIWWAWSYVK; encoded by the coding sequence ATGCAACTCTTTTCCTTTTACATAATGATAACAGGATATGTAATTGCAGGCATACTGCATTTTGTTTTTCCCAAAGCATATAAACGAATAATGCCTCCGTGGATTCCATTTCACTACATGATGATTTATTTCAGCGGTGTTTGCGAAATTGTTTTTGCTTTACTGTTGATTCCGGAAATGACAAGAACTATTGGCGCATGGTTTCTCATTGCAATGCTGGTTGCTATTTTTCCGGCAAACATTCAAATGATGACTGACTTCCGAAAAAGAAAAAGCAACTATTTCTGGCTTACACTACTCCGGCTTCCTCTTCAGCCGGTTTTGATTTGGTGGGCGTGGAGTTATGTAAAATAA